The genomic region acaaaacataaaaaccaTAGTTTTAAGTCCAACAAACTATCAAACTTCCTAGGATGCCTCCTGTCCCTTGCATGTTCTGCGATTGTGCCCTGTTTTGCCACACTTCAAACAGTTCTTCGTCGTTCCCTTCTTTGTCAGTCTTCCATCTTTTGTTGACTCCTCCAACTCCAGGGCTGACCTCTTTCTTGCCTTTTTTGGCCTACCAATAGGCTTGTGATGGTTTGGTGGTGTTAAAGTGGTAGGGACATTAGACTTAGGCCACAAAGTCCTCCCATTGATTGGATACACCTTATACTTGTACACTTGTTTCCACCTATCCATTGTGTACACTGGATGGACAAATGTCTCAGGTAGTTCTGTTCCTTTCCCACCATACATATTCTTGTTCCATATTGAAGCCACAACATGTTTGCACGGCATCCCTGTGATCTCCCATTTCCTACATGTACATGTTCTACTTTTTAAATCCACCACAACACCAAATCCAGCAGGGCCTCTAACTTGATAATGGTCTTCCCCATTCCACATGACTGAACACCTACTAGCTTGTAACTTAATCTCCTCAAACTTCTTGTGAGCATATGGTGTCAACAGTCCATCACAGTTGTCCATAACTCTAAGCACATTCACAATCCTTCTCATGAGATACTCCCTGATGTACTCCAAAAGTGTGATAATAGGTTTGTCTCTTGCATCCATTATCCTTGAGTTAAAAACTTCACACATGTTGTTTAACAACACATCTGATAGTGCCCTACCTGTTGCATGATAACAGATCAGTCAACACATCTAATTGACAATGTTAATTATTATAGTGTAGATATTTACCTGAGAAGTGTGATCTTGACCAATGTTGTGGTGGGATATCAGACAACCATAGTTGTGCTTCAGCATTGAATGCCTTCAAGGATTGCATGTTTTGTTCAAAGTACTCAACAGTGCTTGATGTTGCTAACTTCCATAAGTTATCTTTGTATTCTTTTCCTTTGAATCTCAACTTCATATTCTCATGAATATGTCTTAGGCAAAACCTGTGTTCACAATATAAGCTTTGAAAGGTTTACACGAAAATGACATGTTCCTCCTAAAACTTTATGTTATTTCACATATTAATGCTCTAGAACTAAAGCTTTTCTTTATGATGAACGACCTAGGATTAAAAGTctcaacaaaaaataaaaatgggTATAAAATAACGATATTCAGATTTTAAACTATAAAACATGTTGCTCGCTTCTTTATTAACTTCTAGTGTAAGTTATAGTATGAAACATTTTTAAAATAATCAAGCTAGCCTTTCAACACGAGGTCAGCTCAAACACGACCAGCTTAACTAAATATGTTCATACATTCAGCTTAAAAGTTATCCGAACCCATCAAAACTCAATATAGACCCATAAATTTTGTTTTAGTTTGGTGTCATTTtagaaatttgaaaaaaaaaattagatagAGAGGGCCAGAGGGGCATAAAATATGACTTGTTTAAAAAAATGCAACAAGCTAATAACCAATAAGCATCCGGATCTTAACCCAACGCGGAATTCAAGAAACACTCATTCCCTGAGAGACGAATGAAGGGGACGATGTCGTTTAGTATGAAAGCACGCGTGGGGGCAGGGAACCAG from Helianthus annuus cultivar XRQ/B chromosome 10, HanXRQr2.0-SUNRISE, whole genome shotgun sequence harbors:
- the LOC110882522 gene encoding uncharacterized protein LOC110882522, whose protein sequence is MKLRFKGKEYKDNLWKLATSSTVEYFEQNMQSLKAFNAEAQLWLSDIPPQHWSRSHFSGRALSDVLLNNMCEVFNSRIMDARDKPIITLLEYIREYLMRRIVNVLRVMDNCDGLLTPYAHKKFEEIKLQASRCSVMWNGEDHYQVRGPAGFGVVVDLKSRTCTCRKWEITGMPCKHVVASIWNKNMYGGKGTELPETFVHPVYTMDRWKQVYKYKVYPINGRTLWPKSNVPTTLTPPNHHKPIGRPKKARKRSALELEESTKDGRLTKKGTTKNCLKCGKTGHNRRTCKGQEAS